One region of Quercus lobata isolate SW786 chromosome 2, ValleyOak3.0 Primary Assembly, whole genome shotgun sequence genomic DNA includes:
- the LOC115974744 gene encoding calcium-binding protein CML37-like yields the protein MKNTHDAASSSSSSSSSSPISMEEKPSSSSPKKSTLGRLRSKLSPRRKADKRSLSPTASNASKNHCSELRRVFDYFDEDGDGKISPSELQSCVRTVGGELSMDEAEAAVKTSDLNGDGQLDFEEFQKLMDAGGEEDKNEELREAFGMYEMEGSGCITPTSLKRMLSRLGESKSTQDCKAMIRMFDLNGDGVLSFDEFRIMMR from the coding sequence ATGAAGAACACACACGAtgcagcttcttcttcttcttcttcttcttcttcttctccaattTCCATGGAAGAAAAGCCTAGTTCAAGTTCACCGAAAAAATCTACTTTGGGAAGATTACGTAGTAAATTGTCTCCAAGGAGAAAGGCGGATAAGCGTTCTCTTTCACCGACTGCTTCCAATGCAAGCAAAAACCACTGCAGCGAGCTTCGAAGGGTGTTTGATTACTTTGACGAGGATGGAGATGGTAAAATATCTCCTTCTGAATTACAAAGCTGTGTGAGAACTGTTGGGGGCGAGCTGTCAATGGATGAGGCAGAAGCAGCCGTGAAAACATCTGATTTGAATGGAGATGGGCAGCTCGATTTTGAGGAATTCCAGAAGCTGATGGACGCAGGGGGAGAGGAAGACAAGAATGAGGAGCTGAGAGAAGCTTTTGGTATGTATGAAATGGAGGGGTCAGGTTGTATCACCCCCACAAGCTTGAAGAGGATGCTGAGTCGACTCGGCGAGTCCAAGTCTACTCAGGATTGCAAAGCCATGATTCGAATGTTTGATCTCAATGGAGACGGTGTCCTGAGCTTTGATGAGTTCCGAATTATGATGCGCTAA
- the LOC115960181 gene encoding zinc finger MYM-type protein 1-like, with translation MILIVIDFNLHGNANYTSPTIQKEILHILASNVRNAICEEIGDAKFCILVDEARDELKREKMVIILRDTTALTLKNEICAVLFRYNLHIENIRGQGYDGASNMRGEWNGLQALFLKDCPYAYYVYCIAHRLQLALVTTSREVKDVHQFFDHLVNIINIVVGSSKRNDELQHAQAEQVENMIASNEIETGRGANQIGTLQRAGDTRWGSHFQSICCLIKMFDATCKVINTISEEGANYKQRGDAEGAYQVLTSFEFILILHLMKEIMRITNVLCQVLQQHSQDLLNAMHLVSTTKSLIQKLRDDGWEHLLANVMSFGEQHEIDIPDMNARYTKGRGRYRRQDDDLIMEHHFRIGIFTVAIDFQLQELKSRFCELTTELVILSSALNPKDAFRLFKIVHICNLVKKYYPQDFTKHEQKLLESQLQHYELDVIKHPDFLNMSTISELCRGLKISGKIKNFRKV, from the exons ATGATACTCATCGTCATCGATTTCAACCTTCATG GAAATGCCAATTATACATCACCCACAATTCAAAAGGAGATTTTGCATATTCTTGCTAGTAATGTGCGAAATGCTATTTGTGAAGAAATTGGGGatgcaaaattttgcattcttgTTGATGAAGCCCGGGATgagttgaagagagagaaaatggtcATCATTTTGAG AGACACTACTGCATTGACTTTAAAAAATGAGATATGTGCTGTCCTTTTTCGTTACAACCTCCACATTGAAAATATTCGAGGTCAAGGATATGATGGAGCTAGTAACATGCGTGGTGAATGGAATGGATTACAAGCTCTTTTTCTTAAAGATTGCCCATATGCTTATTATGTATATTGTATAGCTCATAGGTTGCAATTAGCTCTAGTTACAACATCTAGAGAAGTAAAAGATGTTCATCAATTCTTTGATCATTTGGTTAATATTATCAATATTGTTGTTGGTTCTAGTAAGCGTAATGATGAATTGCAACATGCTCAAGCAGAACAAGTTGAGAATATGATTGCTTCTAATGAAATTGAAACTGGAAGAGGTGCAAACCAGATTGGTACTTTGCAACGAGCTGGAGATACTAGGTGGGGATctcattttcaatctatttgttGTTTGATTAAAATGTTTGATGCTACTTGCAAAGTTATCAACACTATCTCTGAGGAAGGGGCTAACTATAAACAACGCGGTGATGCCGAGGGAGCTTATCAGGTATTAAcatcatttgaatttattttaatcttgcatttgatgaaagagataatgagAATTACTAATGTTCTTTGTCAAGTTTTGCAACAACATTCTCAAGACCTTTTAAATGCCATGCATTTAGTTTCAACTACAAAATCACTTATTCAAAAGTTGAGAGATGATGGATGGGAGCATTTACTTGCTAATGTTATGTCATTTGGTGAGCAACATGAAATTGATATTCCTGATATGAATGCTCGTTACACTAAAGGTCGAGGTAGATATCGTCGTCAAGATGACGATTTAATAATGGAACATCATTTTAGAATTGGCATATTTACCGTTGCAATAGACTTTCAATTGCAAGAATTGAAAAGTAGATTTTGTGAGCTAACAACGGAACTTGTCATTCTTAGTTCAGCTTTAAATCCCAAGGATGCTTTTAGATTATTCAAAATTGTTCATATATGCAATTTGGTTAAGAAATATTATCCTCAAGATTTcactaaacatgaacaaaaACTTTTGGAGTCTCAATTGCAACATTATGAGCTTGATGTGATAAAACATCCAGATTTTCTGAATATGAGTACAATTTCCGAGTTATGTAGGGGATTAAAAATTTCAGGAAAGATTAAAAATTTCAGGAAAgtctaa